The following are encoded in a window of Mustela nigripes isolate SB6536 chromosome 1, MUSNIG.SB6536, whole genome shotgun sequence genomic DNA:
- the TMEM80 gene encoding transmembrane protein 80 isoform X5, protein MCHWREPLETEKRISRDPPSEPEMTQARTLPVTPEEVGGSPPAPRQAGCRWPGPRGHLQVPLAAGGCAPWGGRAGRARLQARESLTAGQLSSVSLQLLLYLSGACWALHLLATLLMILYKSQVFSYPNPYLVLDLTLLLLMGALEVTRLYLGRTHPLSHFAF, encoded by the exons ATGTGCCACTGGCGTGAGCCTCTTGAGACG GAGAAAAGAATAAGCCGGGATCCTCCGTCAGAGCCGGAAATGACCCAG GCTAGGACACTTCCTGTGACACCGGAGGAAGTGGGAGGAAGCCCCCCCGCTCCGCGCCAGGCAGGGTGCCGGTGGCCAGGTCCCCGAGGCCACCTGCAGGTGCCGCTCGCAGCTGGCGGGTGTGCCCCCTGGGGTGGACGCGCGGGCAGGGCCCGTCTCCAGGCCCGTGAGTCCTTAACGGCTGGCCAGCTCTCGTCCGTCTCTCTGCAGCTGCTGCTCTACCTGAGCGGGGCCTGCTGGGCCCTGCACCTCCTAGCTACGCTCCTGATGATTCTGTATAAAA GTCAGGTTTTCAGTTACCCTAACCCTTACCTGGTCCTCGACCTGACTCTGCTGCTTCTGATGGGGGCTCTGGAAGTGACCCGGCTGTATCTCG GGAGAACACACCCTTTGTCACACTTCGCTTTCTGA
- the TMEM80 gene encoding transmembrane protein 80 isoform X6 — translation MCHWREPLETEKRISRDPPSEPEMTQARTLPVTPEEVGGSPPAPRQAGCRWPGPRGHLQVPLAAGGCAPWGGRAGRARLQARESLTAGQLSSVSLQLLLYLSGACWALHLLATLLMILYKSQVFSYPNPYLVLDLTLLLLMGALEVTRLYLVWSRI, via the exons ATGTGCCACTGGCGTGAGCCTCTTGAGACG GAGAAAAGAATAAGCCGGGATCCTCCGTCAGAGCCGGAAATGACCCAG GCTAGGACACTTCCTGTGACACCGGAGGAAGTGGGAGGAAGCCCCCCCGCTCCGCGCCAGGCAGGGTGCCGGTGGCCAGGTCCCCGAGGCCACCTGCAGGTGCCGCTCGCAGCTGGCGGGTGTGCCCCCTGGGGTGGACGCGCGGGCAGGGCCCGTCTCCAGGCCCGTGAGTCCTTAACGGCTGGCCAGCTCTCGTCCGTCTCTCTGCAGCTGCTGCTCTACCTGAGCGGGGCCTGCTGGGCCCTGCACCTCCTAGCTACGCTCCTGATGATTCTGTATAAAA GTCAGGTTTTCAGTTACCCTAACCCTTACCTGGTCCTCGACCTGACTCTGCTGCTTCTGATGGGGGCTCTGGAAGTGACCCGGCTGTATCTCG TCTGGAGCAGGATCTAG